The following proteins are co-located in the Triticum aestivum cultivar Chinese Spring chromosome 1A, IWGSC CS RefSeq v2.1, whole genome shotgun sequence genome:
- the LOC123049799 gene encoding DAR GTPase 2, mitochondrial encodes MARAAAAEAFSQRLGAAVRGLSGAWYSRHMAAADRAIRARLPLVDLVLEVRDARVPPTSAFELLHRRSPWEPDVRRLVALNKADLADPSETEKWVAFMKQRGCSCIAVNSHSRESINELLNAVRGRIREIKLGVSDCTGTVLLVGIPNVGKSAIINTMHQIGRIGAAEKGKLKHAIVSSHPGETRDISGYKVASHPNIYVLDTPGVLSPIFANDESGPRLVLTGAIKDSLLEGYEIAQFLLTVFNLRTECSEWENLNLDGDKSSFADAIPTRSCHTKRQYSSDHTQDFIVRAVRQALSETIASFQGDLGNENDLRRLVEIQFTHLQKAFRISAETIEDRNKLVAVKLLNLYRTGRLGHYTLDHVTDVRQEVAA; translated from the exons ATGGCAagagcagcggcggcggaggccttcTCGCAGCGCCTGGGCGCGGCCGTGCGCGGCCTCTCCGGCGCCTGGTACAGCCGTCATATGGCCGCCGCCGACCGCGCCATCCGCGCCCGACTCCCCCTTGTTGACCTCGTCCTCGAGGTCCGCGACGCCCGC GTACCCCCCACCTCAGCGTTCGAGCTTCTCCACCGCCGCTCCCCGTGGGAGCCCGATGTGCGTCGGCTCGTCGCGCTCAACAAGGCCGACCTGGCTGATCCGTCCGAAACCGAG AAGTGGGTGGCGTTCATGAAGCAAAGGGGCTGCTCGTGCATCGCGGTCAATTCACACAGCAGGGAAAGCATCAATGAG CTGTTGAATGCTGTGCGTGGGAGGATCAGGGAGATCAAGCTTGGGGTGAGCGACTGCACAGGGACTGTTCTCTTGGTCGGTATCCCTAATGTTGGCAAGTCGGCCATCATCAATACGATGCATCAAATTGGAAGGATTGGGGCAGCAG AGAAGGGAAAGCTCAAGCATGCGATTGTCAGCAGCCATCCCGGAGAAACCAGAGATATAAGTGGCTACAAG GTTGCCAGTCATCCAAATATATATGTGTTAGACACTCCTGGTGTTCTATCTCCTATATTTGCGAATGATGAATCTGGTCCCAGGCTAGTTTTGACAG GAGCAATTAAGGATTCCTTGTTAGAGGGGTATGAGATTGCACAATTCCTTCTTACAGTTTTTAACTTAAGGACGGAATGCAGTGAGTGGGAGAACCTGAATCTAGACGGAGATAAATCTTCTTTTGCTGATGCAATTCCCACCAGGAGTTGCCATACTAAAAGGCAGTATTCCTCAGATCATACCCAG gatTTTATCGTTAGAGCCGTTCGTCAAGCGCTTTCCGAGACCATAGCATCTTTTCAGGGAGATTTAGGAAATGAGAATGATTTAAGAAGATTGGTAGAAATCCAGTTTACACACTTGCAGAAAGCTTTCAGGATTTCTGCTGAAACAATTGAGGATAGGAATAAACTTGTCGCTGTCAAATTACTCAATCTCTATCGCACAGGAAGGCTTGGCCATTATACCTTGGACCATGTTACAGATGTTAGGCAGGAAGTAGCTGCATAA
- the LOC123049787 gene encoding aluminum-activated malate transporter 12, translating into MACAVDPSSNNKNSLLMLPERVKKISRIPASWWAYAWSIGREDQRRAIHALKVGTALTLVSLLYILEPLFKGVGKNAMWAVMTVVVVLEFTAGATICKGLNRGFGTVIAASLAFIIELVAVRSGKVFRGFFVASSVFLIGFAATYLRFFPSIKKNYDYGVVIFLLTFNLITVSSFRQENILPLARDRLSTIAIGCAICLFMSLFVLPNWSGEDLHSCTVRKFEGLARSVEGCVNEYFRDQEKHDNILDKQTSRASIHTGYREVLDSKSSDESLAHYASWEPRHSMQCYSYPWQKYVKLGSVLRHFAYTVAALHGCLESEIQTPTSVRSLFRTPCTRVAREVTKVLQELADSIRNHHRCAPDVLCDHLHEALQDLNSAIRSQPRLFLASKHGSANSRMLMEMNSSKHAASRTALPSFKTDTASILERKNTKADQPSERSERSTLGRTLSKIAITSLEFSEALPFAAFASLLVEMVVRLELVIEEVKELERAANFKEFTRHDHLTIDIACKEEKRNNDGVRLGSHTVSPAAE; encoded by the exons ATGGCTTGTGCTGTAGATCCCAGCAGCAACAACAAGAACAGCTTGCTGATGCTTCCTGAGAGAGTGAAGAAGATCAGCAGGATTCCTGCTTCGTGGTGGGCGTACGCATGGAGTATTGGAAGAGAAGATCAAAGGAGAGCCATTCATGCTCTCAAGGTCGGGACAGCTCTTACACTGGTCTCACTCTTGTATATACTAGAACCTTTGTTCAAAGGGGTGGGGAAGAATGCAATGTGGGCTGTCATGACAGTTGTTGTTGTGCTCGAATTTACCGCAG GTGCAACCATATGCAAAGGTCTGAATAGAGGATTCGGAACAGTCATAGCGGCATCTCTAGCATTTATCATTGAACTTGTAGCAGTAAGATCTGGAAAAGTTTTCCGTGGTTTCTTCGTGGCTTCTTCAGTATTTTTAATAG GATTCGCCGCAACGTATTTGAGATTCTTCCCATCCATTAAGAAGAACTATGATTATGGAGTGGTGATTTTTTTGCTAACCTTCAATCTGATAACGGTCTCAAGCTTCCGCCAAGAGAACATACTGCCTTTAGCACGAGATCGCTTGAGTACAATTGCTATAGGGTGTGCCATATGCCTATTTATGAGCCTCTTCGTATTGCCAAACTGGTCGGGAGAGGACCTCCACAGCTGCACTGTGCGCAAATTTGAAGGATTGGCAAGATCGGTTGAAG GTTGTGTGAATGAGTATTTCCGAGATCAAGAGAAGCATGATAATATTCTTGATAAGCAGACGTCAAGAGCTTCCATTCATACTGGGTATAGAGAAGTACTAGACTCAAAATCAAGTGATGAGTCCCTG GCACACTATGCAAGCTGGGAGCCAAGACACTCAATGCAGTGTTACAGTTACCCATGGCAAAAGTATGTGAAGCTTGGATCTGTGCTTAGACACTTCGCATATACTGTCGCTGCACTTCATGGATGCCTCGAATCAGAAATTCAG ACTCCGACATCCGTCAGATCACTATTTCGAACCCCATGCACTAGAGTTGCACGAGAGGTGACCAAGGTTCTACAGGAGCTTGCAGACAGCATAAGAAATCACCATCGTTGTGCCCCTGATGTGCTGTGCGATCATCTTCATGAAGCACTACAGGATCTAAACTCAGCAATAAGGTCACAACCACGGCTATTTCTCGCCTCAAAACATGGATCTGCCAATAGTCGTATGCTAATGGAAAtgaattcaagcaagcatgccgCCTCAAGAACTGCTCTGCCCTCATTCAAGACTGATACAGCATCGATATTAGAAAGGAAGAACACAAAAGCAGATCAACCATCAGAACGCAGTGAGAGGAGCACATTAGGGCGGACGCTAAGTAAGATAGCTATCACAAGCCTTGAGTTCTCTGAAGCACTTCCATTCGCTGCTTTTGCTTCGTTGCTGGTAGAAATGGTAGTACGACTGGAGCTGGTTATTGAGGAAGTAAAGGAACTGGAAAGGGCTGCAAATTTTAAAGAGTTCACTCGCCATGACCATCTGACCATTGATATCGCTTGCAAGGAGGAGAAGAGAAACAATGATGGTGTGCGATTAGGCAGCCACACAGTTTCTCCTGCAGCTGAATAA